Proteins encoded by one window of Emys orbicularis isolate rEmyOrb1 chromosome 15, rEmyOrb1.hap1, whole genome shotgun sequence:
- the LOC135889531 gene encoding LOW QUALITY PROTEIN: zinc finger protein ZFP2-like (The sequence of the model RefSeq protein was modified relative to this genomic sequence to represent the inferred CDS: substituted 1 base at 1 genomic stop codon): MHTKDRPYECFTQSTVLIMHQKIHRGEKPYQCYECGESFTNSSGLIIHQRIYTDEKPYQCSDCGKRFSRRSVLIIHQRIHSGEKLYQCCKCGKSFTNSSTLITHQRIHTGEKPYLCCESGKSFTRSSHLAIHQKIHMKERPYECSECGKSFTHNSKLIVHQRLHTGERPYECSDCGKRFTQHSVLIKHQRIHTGERPYKCGECGKSFTQHSHLTTHQKIHXGERPYECGEFGERFTQRSDLTTHQRIHTGERPYKCGECGKSFTHNSNLIVHQRIHTGERPYNAVTVGKGSLSAQSLVHIRESTQERDPMNAVCRKNV; this comes from the exons ATGCACACAAAAGACAGACCCTATGAATGCTTCACTCAGAGCACAGTCCTTATTATGCATCAGAAAATACATagaggagagaaaccctatcaaTGCTATGAGTGTGGGGAAAGCTTCACTAACAGCTCAGGACTTATAATCCATCAGAGAATCTACACAGATGAGAAACCCTATCAATGCAGTGACTGTGGGAAAAGGTTCTCTCGGCGCTCAGTGCTTATTATCCACCAGAGAATCCACTCAGGTGAGAAACTCTATCAATGCTGtaagtgtgggaaaagcttcactaacAGCTCAACGCTTATTACTCATCAGAGAATACACACAGGTGAGAAACCCTATCTATGCTGTGAaagtgggaaaagcttcactcggaGCTCACACCTTGCtatacatcagaaaatccacatgaaagagagaccctatgaatgcagtgagtgtgggaaaagcttcactcacaACTCAAAACTTATTGTACATCAGAGACTCCACACAGgtgagagaccctatgaatgcagtgactGTGGGAAACGGTTCACTCAGCACTCAGTCCTTAttaagcatcagagaatccacacaggagagaggccctataaatgtggtgagtgtgggaaaagtttcactcaGCATTCACACCTTACTACACATCAGAAAATACACtgaggagagagaccctatgaatgtgGTGAGTTTGGGGAAAGGTTCACTCAGCGCTCAGACCTTACtacgcatcagagaatccacacag gagagaggccctataaatgtggtgagtgtgggaaaagtttcactcaCAACTCAAACCTTAttgtacatcagagaatccacacaggtgagagaCCCTATAATGCAGTGACTGTGGGAAAAGGTTCACTCAGCGCTCAGTCCTtagtgcacatcagagaatccacacaggagagagaccctatgaatgctgtgt GCCGCAAAAATGTCTAG